A genomic region of uncultured Roseibium sp. contains the following coding sequences:
- a CDS encoding adenylate/guanylate cyclase domain-containing protein, translating to MRIAWKIFGISLIVFLIMATAATYSIYKIYEINKELQLISSVFSPLRHEVAQIEVIALQEELELERVEKLEAELRADRLEALSYGKSEAEIDAAVTQNPELVARIRHLEERLETGLALFEASANKVEELLRSAEIRVRDAQDEASSLQDKLELAALYPTLIAIETQHSSFHGHALNLVKSADLPPATRENLEEQLESEEQKLIERLDSLREHVSAFTDESIATAALHEQQALYASIAATATAGLLALLLSSLVISGILRPMRALSSGAKRVEEGDFDIELKPLSKDEIGSLTRSFNTMVDGLRSTKRIKDTFGQYLDPRVVSGLIADQSDATAGQKKVVSVYFSDLADFTTISEQFTPAGLVRVLNRYLDLMSSEITAREGVIDKYIGDAIMAYWAQPFSDDGNQAALAVESALTNVHLMKQFQQELPELTGLQKNLPVLRQRIGIATGEAVIGSIGSAKTKNYTIMGDTVNLGARLEAANKIYGTQILVCQRTRDTAAGIEFRAIDTIQVKGKTEPTRVYAPLAHTSKMTDAVRDLQSASEAALQAFADANWPEARAGFEKILAAYPHDGIAAVFLNRLDLISAQGAPADWDGVWHLNTK from the coding sequence ATGCGAATAGCATGGAAGATCTTTGGAATATCGCTGATCGTTTTCCTGATCATGGCAACAGCTGCCACCTATTCGATTTACAAAATATACGAGATCAACAAAGAGCTTCAGCTGATCTCGAGCGTGTTTTCGCCCCTCCGGCACGAGGTTGCACAGATCGAAGTCATCGCGCTTCAGGAAGAACTCGAGCTGGAACGGGTTGAAAAGCTGGAAGCGGAACTGCGCGCCGATCGTCTGGAAGCGCTCAGTTACGGCAAAAGCGAGGCGGAGATCGACGCCGCAGTCACGCAAAACCCGGAGCTTGTTGCCCGCATCCGCCACCTGGAGGAACGGCTCGAAACCGGTCTGGCGCTGTTTGAGGCCAGCGCGAACAAGGTGGAAGAACTGCTCAGGTCCGCCGAAATCCGTGTCCGGGACGCTCAGGACGAGGCCTCATCGCTGCAGGACAAACTGGAGCTTGCGGCCCTTTACCCGACCCTGATCGCGATCGAGACCCAGCACAGCAGTTTTCACGGTCATGCGCTCAATCTCGTCAAATCCGCCGACCTGCCGCCGGCAACGCGGGAAAATCTGGAAGAGCAACTGGAGAGCGAAGAACAAAAGCTGATCGAGAGACTGGACTCCTTGAGAGAACATGTCAGCGCGTTCACGGACGAGTCGATTGCGACGGCGGCGCTGCATGAACAGCAGGCGCTTTACGCCAGTATTGCGGCGACGGCAACGGCGGGTCTCCTGGCACTGCTCCTGTCCTCTCTGGTGATCTCCGGCATACTCAGACCCATGCGCGCCCTCTCCTCGGGTGCGAAGCGGGTCGAAGAAGGCGATTTCGACATTGAGCTCAAACCGCTTTCCAAGGACGAGATCGGCTCCCTGACACGCAGCTTCAACACCATGGTCGACGGACTGCGCAGCACCAAGAGGATCAAGGACACGTTCGGGCAGTATCTTGACCCGCGGGTCGTCTCCGGCCTGATCGCCGATCAGTCGGATGCAACCGCGGGCCAGAAGAAGGTGGTCTCGGTCTATTTCTCGGACCTTGCCGACTTCACCACGATCTCCGAGCAGTTCACACCCGCAGGCCTCGTCCGGGTGCTCAACCGCTACCTCGACCTGATGTCGTCGGAGATCACGGCGCGGGAAGGCGTCATCGACAAGTATATCGGCGACGCGATCATGGCCTACTGGGCACAGCCGTTCTCCGATGACGGCAACCAGGCCGCGCTTGCGGTGGAGAGCGCTCTGACGAATGTTCACCTCATGAAACAGTTCCAGCAGGAGCTCCCGGAACTGACCGGCCTGCAGAAAAACCTGCCCGTCCTGCGGCAAAGGATCGGCATCGCCACCGGAGAAGCGGTGATCGGTTCGATCGGATCGGCCAAGACCAAAAATTACACCATCATGGGCGACACGGTGAATCTCGGTGCGCGTCTCGAGGCTGCGAACAAGATCTACGGGACGCAGATCCTCGTGTGCCAGAGAACGCGGGACACCGCGGCCGGCATCGAGTTCAGGGCGATCGACACGATCCAGGTGAAAGGCAAAACGGAACCGACCAGAGTTTATGCGCCGCTTGCCCACACAAGCAAAATGACCGATGCGGTCCGGGACTTGCAAAGCGCATCAGAAGCCGCGTTGCAAGCCTTTGCAGACGCGAACTGGCCCGAGGCGCGCGCAGGCTTTGAAAAGATACTTGCGGCTTACCCTCACGACGGAATAGCCGCCGTGTTTCTCAACCGGCTCGACCTGATATCTGCTCAAGGGGCACCGGCGGACTGGGACGGCGTGTGGCACCTGAATACGAAATAG
- a CDS encoding efflux RND transporter periplasmic adaptor subunit: MSSESSVPDTRKTGNGFLKRLGRRLVSLTTFSINIGIAAAAVMIGVTTIQMRAAEKPAVEAAPLVEVRPVKPEHQAGYEVTRSFVGRLEPARRTDLGFELSGTILAIEFDEGDPVRKGEVIAVLDARTLEAEKRRQTANRKAAESDRELAALTLERRQKLRDGGHVSDQILDEARLALSRLDATLDQIDAAIEAIDISLDKSVLTAPFDGSVGERLLDEGATVAPGAPVLRLMEVAKPTVRIGLAPEVVDRLDRNGTFQIRISDRQFKARLSGLRPDLQTSTRTIETLFELDAADAAPQFGRLAELSLSEWIETEGYWVPTAALKEGPRGLWTLLAVVELRSDTGEVTFEIRREAVEVLHADATRSFVRGTISGDTNIVAEGVHRVVVGQEVGLSGEGA, translated from the coding sequence ATGTCGAGCGAGAGTTCTGTTCCTGATACGCGGAAGACCGGCAATGGATTTCTGAAAAGACTGGGCCGCAGGCTCGTCAGCCTGACGACGTTCTCGATCAATATCGGCATCGCGGCGGCTGCCGTGATGATCGGCGTCACCACGATCCAGATGCGCGCCGCGGAAAAACCTGCCGTGGAGGCGGCTCCGCTCGTCGAGGTTCGCCCTGTCAAACCCGAGCATCAGGCCGGATACGAGGTGACCAGGAGTTTTGTTGGCCGCCTGGAACCGGCCCGGCGGACCGATCTCGGGTTTGAATTGTCCGGCACGATTCTGGCCATAGAGTTCGATGAGGGTGACCCTGTAAGGAAGGGTGAGGTGATCGCGGTACTGGACGCGCGCACGCTGGAAGCCGAAAAAAGGCGCCAGACCGCCAACCGCAAGGCGGCGGAGAGCGATCGTGAGCTGGCCGCCCTGACGCTGGAACGCCGTCAGAAACTGCGCGACGGCGGTCATGTCAGCGACCAGATTCTCGATGAAGCCCGTCTTGCGCTGTCGCGGCTCGACGCCACGCTGGATCAGATCGATGCGGCGATCGAGGCGATCGACATCAGTCTCGACAAATCCGTCCTGACGGCTCCCTTCGACGGATCGGTCGGGGAGAGACTGCTGGATGAGGGGGCAACGGTCGCGCCCGGCGCGCCCGTGCTTCGCCTGATGGAAGTGGCAAAACCGACGGTGCGCATCGGACTGGCACCGGAAGTTGTCGACCGTCTCGATCGCAATGGCACGTTTCAGATCCGCATATCCGATCGGCAGTTCAAGGCAAGGTTGTCCGGTCTGCGTCCGGATCTTCAGACCAGCACACGCACGATCGAAACCCTGTTCGAACTCGACGCTGCCGATGCCGCGCCGCAATTCGGGCGCCTCGCCGAACTGTCGCTTTCCGAGTGGATCGAGACCGAAGGTTACTGGGTGCCGACGGCAGCCCTGAAAGAAGGGCCGCGTGGCCTCTGGACATTGCTGGCCGTGGTCGAACTCCGCTCCGACACCGGTGAAGTCACGTTTGAGATCCGGCGGGAAGCCGTCGAGGTGCTCCACGCCGATGCAACGCGATCCTTCGTTCGCGGCACGATTTCGGGTGACACCAATATCGTCGCGGAGGGCGTGCACCGCGTGGTCGTCGGTCAAGAGGTCGGCCTGAGCGGCGAGGGGGCATGA
- a CDS encoding RNA methyltransferase: MSQTGRDKRQGAVKQITSHANPIVKEVKGLVAQRKHRSQSGLFVAEGLKLATDALEAGWEVRYLALGPEARENPVAQKAAATAKARGALILEMSTAVMSAMTRKDNPQMVVGVYEQKILDAKDIDPTGSTLWVALDRVRDPGNLGTIIRTVDAIGGSGVMLVGDCTDPFAVETVRATMGSLFHVPLARMSKDAFKSVAGTWPGTVAATHLKGSVDYRTPDYAEPVLLVMGNEQKGLEDDMAAACSTLIRIPQAGQADSLNLAVATGVALYEIRRNHLEL, from the coding sequence ATGTCCCAGACAGGCAGAGACAAACGTCAGGGCGCAGTGAAACAGATCACCAGCCACGCCAACCCGATCGTCAAGGAAGTCAAGGGACTGGTCGCCCAGCGCAAGCACCGCAGTCAATCCGGACTGTTCGTCGCCGAAGGCCTGAAGCTTGCGACAGATGCGCTGGAGGCCGGCTGGGAGGTGCGTTATCTCGCACTCGGTCCGGAAGCCAGGGAAAACCCGGTCGCCCAGAAGGCAGCCGCAACGGCGAAGGCCCGTGGCGCACTCATCCTGGAAATGTCGACGGCCGTGATGTCCGCCATGACGCGCAAGGACAACCCGCAGATGGTTGTCGGCGTCTACGAACAGAAAATCCTTGATGCAAAGGACATCGACCCGACCGGGAGCACGCTCTGGGTCGCACTCGACCGGGTCCGGGACCCAGGAAACCTCGGCACGATCATCCGGACCGTGGACGCCATCGGCGGCAGCGGCGTGATGCTGGTCGGCGATTGCACGGATCCATTTGCGGTCGAAACCGTGCGCGCAACGATGGGGTCGCTGTTCCATGTTCCCTTGGCCAGAATGAGCAAGGACGCGTTCAAGTCTGTTGCCGGGACCTGGCCCGGGACGGTTGCGGCAACCCACCTGAAGGGTTCCGTGGACTACCGCACGCCCGACTACGCCGAACCGGTGCTTCTGGTCATGGGCAACGAACAAAAGGGCCTTGAAGACGACATGGCCGCCGCCTGCTCGACCCTGATCAGAATTCCGCAGGCCGGACAGGCCGACAGCCTCAATCTGGCGGTCGCGACCGGCGTCGCCCTTTATGAAATCCGCCGCAATCATCTGGAGCTCTGA
- a CDS encoding SDR family NAD(P)-dependent oxidoreductase, with protein MRLFVFGVGFSSRAFIEECRDRFDWIGGTTRSEEKAEALREMGVAPFLFNGEDQGDGIAEALETATHVLVSIAPNETGDPVLNLHGDDIAAGRPGWLGYLSTVGVYGNHDGAWVDEDTPCRPVSKRSVQRVAAETAWLDFSAQHGVPVQIFRLSGIYGPGRNTFENFRKGKARRLVKPGQVFNRIHVADIAGALKLAIEKPETRIYNITDDEPAPPQDVVTCAAKLLGVTPPPEIPFETADLTPMARSFYGENKRVSNKRIKTELGYTFRYPNYRVALKDLLTTL; from the coding sequence ATGCGTCTTTTCGTCTTCGGCGTCGGTTTTTCGTCCAGGGCCTTTATCGAAGAATGCCGCGACCGGTTTGACTGGATCGGCGGGACCACCCGTTCGGAAGAAAAAGCGGAAGCGTTGAGGGAAATGGGCGTCGCACCTTTCCTCTTCAACGGAGAGGACCAGGGAGACGGCATCGCCGAGGCGCTCGAAACGGCGACACATGTGCTCGTTTCCATCGCGCCGAACGAGACGGGCGACCCCGTGCTCAACCTGCATGGCGACGACATCGCCGCAGGCAGACCCGGCTGGCTCGGATATCTGTCGACCGTTGGCGTCTACGGCAATCACGACGGCGCCTGGGTGGATGAAGACACGCCCTGCCGGCCGGTTTCCAAACGGTCGGTGCAGCGGGTTGCCGCCGAGACCGCGTGGCTCGACTTTTCCGCACAGCATGGCGTCCCGGTTCAGATCTTCCGCCTCTCCGGGATCTACGGCCCGGGCCGGAACACGTTCGAGAATTTCCGGAAGGGCAAGGCCCGGCGCCTCGTGAAACCCGGCCAGGTCTTCAACCGTATTCACGTGGCCGATATTGCAGGCGCCCTGAAGCTTGCGATCGAAAAGCCCGAAACGCGGATCTACAACATCACCGACGACGAGCCTGCGCCGCCGCAGGACGTCGTCACCTGTGCCGCTAAGCTGCTCGGTGTGACGCCACCACCTGAAATCCCCTTCGAGACCGCGGACCTGACGCCCATGGCGCGGTCCTTTTATGGCGAAAACAAACGCGTTTCGAACAAGCGAATCAAAACAGAACTGGGATATACTTTCCGCTATCCCAACTACCGGGTCGCCTTGAAAGACCTGCTGACAACCCTCTAA
- a CDS encoding TetR/AcrR family transcriptional regulator — translation MAESKIKKKRAYHHGDLRGQLLSAARNLLEEHGPDGFSMSDACRLAGVSTAAPYRHFANKQDLLLEVAKDGLQRLGAEMEENASKFDRGTVPSISAIGRVYVDFAIREPHTFRLMFSTRSHSGRIEELREVGRASYGVLLREVARYLGEQDITETVTRAAFPLWTQVHGLSFLAIDGKLEVTAFPVDIDESILIATERLLPPAADAKA, via the coding sequence ATGGCCGAAAGCAAAATCAAGAAAAAGCGCGCCTATCATCACGGCGACCTGCGCGGACAGCTTCTTTCAGCAGCCAGAAATCTGCTTGAGGAGCACGGGCCCGACGGGTTTTCCATGTCCGATGCCTGCCGTCTTGCGGGGGTCAGCACGGCGGCCCCCTACCGCCACTTCGCGAACAAGCAGGATCTCCTGCTCGAGGTCGCCAAGGACGGCCTGCAGCGGCTCGGTGCCGAGATGGAGGAAAATGCGTCGAAATTCGACAGAGGCACCGTTCCGTCGATTTCTGCCATCGGGCGCGTCTATGTCGATTTCGCGATCCGGGAACCTCATACTTTCCGGCTGATGTTCAGCACACGCTCGCATTCAGGACGCATCGAGGAACTGCGAGAAGTCGGCCGCGCCTCATATGGCGTTCTCCTGCGCGAAGTCGCACGCTACCTGGGTGAACAGGACATCACCGAAACCGTCACCCGCGCGGCCTTTCCGCTCTGGACACAGGTGCACGGGCTATCCTTTCTGGCGATCGACGGCAAACTTGAAGTCACGGCCTTTCCGGTCGACATCGACGAGTCCATTCTGATCGCCACGGAACGGCTGCTGCCGCCCGCGGCCGACGCCAAGGCTTGA